Proteins encoded together in one Planctomyces sp. SH-PL14 window:
- a CDS encoding U32 family peptidase yields MTLLPLPTVLIELQRMSHRPSAPAPLAPELLAPAGSRESIRAAIENGADAVYFGLDVGFNARARATNMTPGDLPEILAELHQRGVKGYVTLNTLVFTDELPEFENVVRHVARCGVDAVLLQDLGAVRLVREICPDLAIHASTQMTLTSAECVREAAALGVNRVVLARELSVAEIRSIAGECDVPLEAFVHGALCVAYSGQCLTSESLGGRSANRGQCAQACRLPYDLIVDGADVDLGDQKYLLSPQDLAAYALADDLIEAGVISFKIEGRLKTPEYVANITRHYRRAIDAAMAGRKVDFTAEEVREMELSFSRGFSPGWLQGNDHKMLVPGLSSTKRGVLLGEVVSVSHRTVDVRLAAPLRRGDGIVFEGDRTTNSEQGGRVYEILRRRIRIEDVADSGVVELEFQHGAIDFSLLRPGLKVWKTDDPQLTNRLRKTFTGPQIHRRVPIAVTVRAAVGESLALSATTDSGHAVTVASEQTLETARKHPATREQLTEQMDRLGASVYELRSVAVEIDGAPMVPLSLLSELRRQLIERLDAAGTAPPPRRIREDSALTELRSRLAASSAGSESGAAPPVLRVLSRSLAQLRHLLTHEGLEHYVDFADIREYREAVALARDAGRPLFLATPRIQKPDEIGIFHLLAKYAPDGVLVRNLSGMRYFREKEIPFVADFSLNVTNELTTDYLLSFGSGRVTASYDLNRDQLLDLVRVVPASALEVVVHQHMPMFHMEHCVFCAVISPGTNKTNCGRPCDTHEVKLRDRIGMQHPLTADVGCRNTLFNAVPQSAAEVVPALLAQGIANYRLEFLSETPEEMDAVLRLYRQLLAGEVTGRDVWTGLRAANRVGVTRGTLEERRNPLAIL; encoded by the coding sequence GTGACGCTGCTCCCCCTCCCCACCGTCCTGATCGAACTGCAGCGGATGTCCCACAGGCCCTCAGCCCCTGCTCCCCTCGCGCCGGAACTGCTGGCTCCAGCCGGTTCGCGGGAGTCCATCCGGGCGGCGATCGAGAACGGGGCCGATGCGGTCTACTTTGGCCTCGACGTCGGCTTCAACGCCCGCGCCCGGGCGACGAACATGACCCCCGGCGACCTGCCGGAGATCCTGGCGGAGCTGCACCAGCGGGGGGTGAAGGGGTACGTCACACTCAACACGCTCGTCTTCACCGATGAGCTGCCGGAGTTCGAGAACGTCGTCCGGCATGTCGCCCGGTGCGGCGTCGACGCCGTGCTGCTGCAGGACCTGGGAGCGGTCCGGCTTGTCCGCGAGATCTGCCCGGACCTTGCCATCCACGCCTCGACGCAGATGACGCTGACGAGCGCCGAGTGCGTTCGCGAAGCGGCGGCCCTCGGCGTCAACCGGGTCGTGCTGGCCCGCGAGCTGTCGGTCGCCGAGATCCGCTCGATCGCCGGCGAGTGCGACGTGCCGCTGGAGGCGTTCGTCCACGGGGCCCTGTGTGTCGCCTACTCCGGTCAGTGCCTGACGAGCGAATCACTCGGAGGCCGCAGCGCCAACCGCGGCCAGTGCGCCCAGGCGTGCCGGCTCCCCTACGACCTGATCGTCGACGGGGCGGATGTCGACCTCGGCGACCAGAAGTACCTCCTCAGCCCGCAGGACCTCGCCGCCTATGCTCTGGCGGATGACCTGATCGAGGCCGGGGTGATCTCGTTCAAGATCGAAGGCCGGCTCAAGACCCCCGAATACGTGGCGAACATCACCCGCCACTACCGCCGGGCAATCGACGCCGCGATGGCGGGCCGGAAGGTCGACTTCACCGCTGAAGAGGTCCGGGAGATGGAGCTCTCCTTCTCCCGCGGATTCTCGCCCGGGTGGCTTCAGGGCAACGACCACAAGATGCTGGTCCCCGGCCTCAGCTCGACCAAGCGGGGAGTGCTGCTCGGCGAAGTCGTCAGCGTCTCGCACCGGACCGTCGATGTCCGGCTCGCGGCGCCGCTGCGGCGGGGGGACGGGATTGTCTTCGAAGGGGACCGGACGACGAACTCCGAGCAGGGGGGCCGCGTCTACGAGATCCTCCGTCGGCGGATCCGCATCGAGGACGTGGCCGATTCCGGCGTCGTCGAGCTGGAGTTCCAGCACGGGGCGATCGATTTTTCCCTCCTCCGTCCGGGTCTCAAGGTCTGGAAGACCGACGATCCGCAGCTGACGAACCGCCTGCGGAAGACCTTCACCGGGCCGCAGATCCACCGCCGCGTGCCGATCGCGGTCACGGTCCGGGCCGCGGTCGGAGAGTCCCTGGCCCTTTCGGCCACGACTGACTCGGGGCACGCCGTCACGGTCGCCTCCGAGCAAACGCTGGAGACTGCCCGGAAGCACCCTGCCACGCGGGAACAGCTGACGGAGCAGATGGACCGGCTCGGGGCGAGCGTTTACGAGCTGCGGTCGGTCGCCGTGGAGATCGACGGCGCGCCGATGGTCCCGCTGAGTCTTCTCTCCGAACTGCGGCGGCAGTTGATCGAACGGCTCGATGCCGCCGGCACCGCCCCTCCGCCGCGGCGGATCCGCGAAGACTCCGCGCTCACGGAGCTCCGCTCACGGCTCGCGGCTTCGAGTGCCGGCTCCGAGAGTGGAGCGGCTCCACCTGTCCTTCGCGTCCTGAGCCGCAGCCTCGCGCAGCTGCGGCACCTCCTGACGCACGAAGGCCTCGAGCACTACGTCGACTTCGCCGACATCCGCGAGTATCGCGAAGCAGTCGCCCTCGCCCGCGACGCCGGCCGCCCGCTGTTCCTCGCGACGCCGCGGATCCAGAAGCCGGACGAGATCGGCATCTTTCACCTGCTTGCCAAGTACGCCCCGGACGGTGTCCTGGTCCGGAACCTTTCCGGGATGCGGTACTTCCGCGAGAAGGAGATTCCGTTCGTCGCCGATTTCTCGCTGAACGTCACCAATGAACTGACAACGGACTACCTCCTCTCCTTCGGCAGCGGCCGGGTCACCGCCTCGTACGACCTCAACCGCGACCAGCTCCTCGACCTCGTCCGGGTCGTCCCGGCCTCCGCACTCGAAGTCGTGGTCCACCAGCACATGCCGATGTTCCACATGGAGCACTGCGTGTTCTGCGCCGTGATCTCCCCCGGGACGAACAAGACGAACTGCGGCCGCCCCTGCGACACCCACGAGGTCAAGCTGCGGGACCGGATCGGGATGCAGCACCCGCTGACGGCCGACGTCGGCTGCCGGAACACCCTGTTCAACGCCGTCCCGCAGAGCGCCGCGGAGGTCGTCCCCGCGCTCCTCGCGCAGGGGATCGCGAACTACCGTCTGGAGTTCCTGAGCGAGACTCCGGAGGAGATGGACGCCGTCCTCCGGCTCTACCGGCAGCTCCTCGCGGGCGAAGTCACCGGCCGCGACGTCTGGACAGGCCTGCGGGCGGCGAATCGCGTCGGCGTTACACGGGGCACGCTGGAAGAGCGCCGCAATCCACTCGCAATCCTGTGA
- a CDS encoding M3 family metallopeptidase: MSNPLLATSGLPAFDAIRPEHILPAIEEVLADSRTQLEDLEIHLQPTWDGLMAPIDRINRRFERAWGPVAHLFGVLNSPELRAAYEEALPKVVEFGLRMRQSEPIYKTLKYIKANDVWKTLTPVQQRIVDQRILATELSGIGLAGDERQRFNDIEKELSRLSTEFSNHVLDSTKAWSLIVTEEEDGAGLPLSLRSLAAQSYNKSKPEGAAEATPEAGPWKITLDLPSYNPFLQHCRNRALREEAYHAYMTRASSGEFDNTELCRQILKLKREKARLLGYENFAQVSLAEKMAGKAETVHEMFETLLAAARPAGEKDMIELHELAIASGQAGPIEHWDVPFWAERLRERKFNFTDEELRPYFAHEKVLDGLFQLLQRLFGITVVPADGQAPVWHQDARYFMILNEAGQEIAGFYYDPYSRPENKRPGAWMDDCLTRRRIDGSLQHPVAHLVCNCTPPVGNEPALMTFREVETLFHEFGHGLQHMLTTVEHPEVAGISGVEWDAVELPSQFMENWCYHRPTLMSLARHYKTGAPLPNDLYEKLVAAKTFRAGSMMLRQITFGMTDMELHTKFDPEGGETIFDVQKRVMERTAVLPMDPRDRFLCAFSHIFAGGYSAGYYSYKWAEVLSADAFSAFEEAGLDNEDAVQTTGRLFRDTVLALGGSQHPMEVYRSFRGREPNAAALLRHTGLA; this comes from the coding sequence ATGTCGAACCCGCTGCTCGCCACCTCCGGACTCCCCGCCTTCGACGCCATCCGGCCCGAGCACATCCTGCCGGCGATCGAGGAAGTCCTGGCGGACTCGCGGACGCAGCTTGAGGATCTCGAGATCCACCTCCAGCCGACCTGGGACGGCCTGATGGCCCCGATCGACCGGATCAACCGGCGGTTCGAGCGGGCCTGGGGGCCCGTAGCGCACCTCTTCGGCGTCCTGAATTCGCCGGAGCTGCGGGCCGCCTATGAAGAGGCCCTCCCCAAGGTGGTCGAGTTCGGGCTGCGGATGCGGCAGAGCGAGCCGATCTACAAGACCCTCAAGTACATTAAGGCCAACGACGTCTGGAAGACCCTCACGCCGGTCCAGCAGCGGATCGTCGATCAGCGGATCCTGGCCACGGAACTCTCCGGGATCGGGCTCGCGGGCGATGAGCGGCAGCGGTTCAACGACATCGAGAAGGAGCTCTCGCGGCTCTCGACGGAGTTCTCGAACCATGTCCTCGATTCGACGAAGGCCTGGTCGCTCATCGTGACGGAGGAAGAAGACGGGGCCGGTCTCCCGCTCTCGCTCCGCAGCCTTGCCGCCCAGTCTTACAACAAGTCGAAGCCGGAAGGGGCCGCCGAGGCGACCCCCGAAGCGGGCCCGTGGAAGATCACGCTCGATCTCCCCTCCTACAACCCGTTCCTGCAGCACTGCCGCAACCGGGCCCTCCGCGAAGAGGCGTACCACGCCTACATGACGCGGGCCTCGTCCGGAGAGTTCGACAACACGGAGCTCTGCCGGCAGATCCTGAAGCTCAAGCGGGAGAAGGCCCGGCTCCTCGGCTATGAGAACTTCGCCCAGGTGAGCCTCGCCGAGAAGATGGCGGGCAAGGCCGAGACGGTCCACGAGATGTTCGAGACCCTTCTTGCCGCCGCCCGTCCGGCGGGAGAGAAGGACATGATCGAGCTCCACGAACTGGCGATCGCCTCCGGCCAGGCGGGCCCGATCGAGCACTGGGACGTCCCGTTCTGGGCGGAGCGGCTCCGCGAGCGGAAGTTCAATTTCACCGACGAAGAGCTGCGGCCCTACTTCGCCCATGAGAAGGTCCTCGACGGACTGTTCCAGCTCCTGCAGCGGCTGTTCGGGATCACGGTCGTCCCGGCGGACGGCCAGGCGCCCGTGTGGCACCAGGACGCCCGCTACTTCATGATCCTGAACGAAGCGGGCCAGGAGATCGCCGGGTTCTACTACGACCCGTACTCGCGGCCGGAGAACAAGCGGCCCGGTGCCTGGATGGACGACTGCCTCACCCGCCGGCGGATCGACGGCTCCCTGCAGCATCCGGTCGCGCACCTTGTCTGCAACTGCACGCCGCCGGTCGGGAACGAGCCGGCCCTGATGACCTTCCGCGAAGTCGAGACCCTGTTCCACGAGTTCGGCCACGGCCTGCAGCACATGCTGACGACGGTCGAGCATCCGGAAGTCGCGGGGATCAGCGGCGTCGAGTGGGACGCGGTCGAGCTCCCGAGCCAGTTCATGGAGAACTGGTGTTATCACCGCCCCACGCTGATGAGCCTTGCCCGGCACTACAAGACCGGCGCCCCGCTCCCGAACGATCTCTACGAAAAGCTCGTCGCCGCCAAAACGTTCCGGGCCGGCTCGATGATGCTCCGCCAGATCACGTTCGGCATGACCGACATGGAACTGCACACGAAGTTCGATCCCGAGGGCGGCGAGACGATCTTCGACGTCCAGAAGCGGGTCATGGAGCGGACCGCCGTTCTGCCGATGGACCCTCGCGACCGGTTCTTGTGCGCCTTCTCGCACATCTTCGCCGGCGGCTATTCGGCCGGGTACTACAGCTACAAGTGGGCCGAGGTCCTGAGCGCCGACGCCTTCTCGGCCTTCGAGGAGGCGGGGCTCGACAACGAGGACGCGGTCCAGACGACCGGCCGCCTGTTCCGGGACACGGTCCTGGCCCTCGGCGGAAGCCAGCACCCGATGGAGGTCTACCGCTCCTTCCGCGGCCGCGAGCCCAATGCCGCGGCCCTCCTGCGGCACACGGGGCTGGCCTGA
- a CDS encoding efflux RND transporter permease subunit, translating into MITALYQRISRPLLLLVLISTPFLWYQASKGKSNNDIETWLPRNTPVRARYEDFKRNFGLEEVIVVGVSPQMEPRLVEAVAKRIETTHGVGAVWTPTRMIDRMGEFGVDADEARRRVTGLLVGEKATLDGIMVVLNHAGTADRSGVVQRVREVLDYCRLQNPEAFLTGAAVVVTELDRLGSPQASIKFFGLTVVICLGLLQYSIGHWRMSLSLLGVTLWSIYLTQATVKYFGGEMNFIMGALSVMVMTFTLSIAVHFLDYYSAAKASGAEDPLRKAMKDSLAPCLWSTLTTLLGLLSLNISSIGPVNQFGFATAFGATVAVVVGLGITPALCTIWPACTVQEGRMHFDFHAWGGWIGRHRWRIFQYSMAGLVLVGIGISMLEPKIDPVDFLPRNSIVTSDLKRVDSELTSVNSIEAVIDFGLTGSSFVERLKKVQEWEGMIRAMPGVRHTFSVADFFPKQLPDSPTELGTMLGKAQSQQASQGYLAQQQRLWRISVRIQPGVSPAVACSDLEKLTAGLPIEYTGVSPLLVNAQNEIFTGFWQSFTGAVGMISIVMVVALRSFKMAALAMIPNILPIWLVFGLIGYAGVPVDIGMMMTGSIAIGISVDCTFHFLVAFREKLDEGGTPIEACQAALEHSGRPLVESTFISAVSMLALCLSSFRPTCRFGWMMSAQMLASLLGELVLLPVLLCLFTRAKKKTKARLESQGHAHAVRRAA; encoded by the coding sequence ATGATCACAGCTCTCTATCAGCGCATCAGTCGCCCGCTCCTCCTCCTGGTGCTCATCAGCACCCCCTTCCTCTGGTATCAGGCCTCCAAGGGGAAGTCCAACAACGATATCGAGACCTGGCTCCCCCGCAACACTCCCGTCCGGGCACGGTACGAGGACTTCAAGCGGAACTTCGGCCTCGAAGAAGTCATCGTCGTCGGCGTCTCCCCCCAGATGGAGCCCCGGCTCGTCGAGGCGGTCGCGAAACGGATCGAGACGACCCACGGCGTCGGTGCCGTCTGGACCCCGACCCGGATGATCGACCGCATGGGCGAATTCGGCGTCGACGCCGACGAAGCCCGCCGCCGCGTCACCGGCCTCCTCGTCGGCGAGAAGGCGACGCTCGACGGAATCATGGTCGTCCTGAACCATGCCGGGACCGCGGACCGCTCCGGCGTCGTCCAGCGGGTCCGGGAAGTCCTCGACTACTGCCGCCTCCAGAACCCCGAAGCCTTCCTGACCGGAGCCGCCGTCGTCGTGACCGAGCTCGACCGGCTCGGAAGCCCGCAGGCATCGATCAAGTTCTTCGGCCTGACGGTCGTGATCTGCCTGGGGCTGCTCCAGTACTCGATCGGCCACTGGCGGATGAGCCTCTCGCTCCTGGGGGTCACCCTCTGGAGCATCTACCTCACGCAGGCGACCGTCAAATACTTCGGCGGGGAGATGAACTTCATCATGGGCGCCCTGAGCGTCATGGTGATGACCTTCACCCTCTCGATCGCCGTCCACTTCCTCGACTACTACTCGGCCGCCAAGGCGTCGGGCGCGGAAGACCCGCTCCGCAAGGCGATGAAGGACTCGCTCGCCCCCTGCCTCTGGTCGACCCTCACGACGCTCCTCGGCCTCCTCTCGCTCAACATCAGCTCGATCGGCCCGGTGAACCAGTTCGGTTTCGCCACCGCCTTCGGAGCGACGGTCGCGGTCGTCGTCGGTCTGGGGATCACCCCCGCCCTCTGCACGATCTGGCCCGCCTGCACGGTCCAGGAAGGGCGGATGCACTTCGACTTCCACGCCTGGGGTGGCTGGATCGGCCGGCACCGCTGGCGGATCTTCCAGTACTCGATGGCGGGCCTCGTGCTCGTCGGGATCGGGATCTCGATGCTGGAGCCGAAGATCGACCCGGTCGACTTCCTCCCGCGGAACAGCATCGTCACGAGCGACCTCAAGCGGGTCGACAGCGAACTGACGAGCGTGAACTCGATCGAAGCGGTGATCGACTTCGGCCTGACCGGCTCCTCGTTCGTCGAGCGGCTCAAGAAGGTCCAGGAGTGGGAAGGGATGATCCGGGCGATGCCGGGGGTCCGGCACACCTTCTCCGTCGCCGACTTTTTCCCGAAACAGCTTCCCGACAGCCCGACCGAGCTCGGGACCATGCTCGGAAAGGCTCAGTCGCAGCAGGCGAGCCAGGGCTACCTCGCCCAGCAGCAGCGGCTGTGGCGGATCTCGGTCCGCATCCAGCCCGGGGTCTCGCCGGCCGTGGCGTGCAGCGACCTGGAGAAGCTCACCGCCGGCCTGCCGATCGAGTATACCGGCGTCTCGCCGCTCCTCGTGAATGCCCAGAACGAGATCTTCACCGGGTTCTGGCAGAGCTTCACCGGTGCGGTCGGGATGATCTCGATCGTGATGGTCGTCGCCCTCCGCTCGTTCAAGATGGCGGCCCTGGCGATGATCCCCAACATCCTGCCGATCTGGCTCGTCTTCGGCCTGATCGGATACGCCGGGGTGCCGGTCGACATCGGGATGATGATGACCGGAAGCATCGCGATCGGGATCTCGGTCGACTGCACGTTCCACTTCCTCGTCGCCTTCCGTGAGAAGCTCGACGAAGGGGGAACGCCGATCGAAGCGTGCCAGGCGGCCCTCGAGCACTCCGGACGCCCGCTCGTCGAGAGCACGTTCATCAGCGCGGTCAGCATGCTGGCCCTGTGCCTCAGCAGCTTCCGCCCGACGTGCCGCTTCGGCTGGATGATGTCGGCCCAGATGCTGGCGTCGCTCCTCGGCGAACTCGTGCTGCTGCCGGTCCTCCTGTGCCTCTTCACCCGGGCCAAAAAAAAGACGAAGGCCAGGCTCGAGTCGCAGGGACACGCTCACGCCGTCCGTCGCGCCGCCTGA
- a CDS encoding DNA-directed RNA polymerase subunit alpha C-terminal domain-containing protein, whose protein sequence is MAQFDFLSTLRDSSSFGKDDVRRMLSAASGVGAGEFRRAVETVNTEASANPTLRVRAGIGFFLLGNPQRAIETLSGCKDGLGRYYLGQAYSSLGKHEDAAREFDEAAKLGENKIECILRRAGELRRLGQLDKSEELIRSTGAEGARLAEYSYQMGCVMSDRGDTYGAIEYFERAVDMDPHHQRALFSLAVQASRQGNDDDAIRLYERCLSKPPFFSNALLNLGLLYEDKDNFPAAKYCFERVLKYDPNNERATLYLKDIEATSGQFVDDETLKQQQKLEQLLARPVTDFELSVRSRNCLQGMNIQSLGDLTMISEQELLAGKNFGETSLKEVRELMGLHGLKIGMNLHEKPREASVDYRDLSPEEQAILGQPVADLNLSVRSRKCMTRLGITTIGELTSRTPDELLSAKNFGVTSLNEIRAKLTEVNLKLRND, encoded by the coding sequence ATGGCTCAATTCGATTTTCTCTCGACCCTGCGCGATTCCTCCTCGTTCGGAAAAGACGACGTCCGGCGGATGCTGAGCGCCGCCTCGGGCGTCGGAGCGGGGGAATTCCGGCGGGCCGTCGAAACGGTCAACACGGAAGCGAGCGCCAACCCGACCCTCCGCGTGCGGGCCGGGATCGGCTTCTTCCTCCTCGGGAACCCGCAGCGGGCGATCGAGACCCTCTCCGGCTGCAAGGACGGACTCGGCCGGTACTACCTCGGACAGGCGTACTCCAGCCTCGGCAAGCATGAAGACGCCGCCCGCGAATTCGACGAAGCGGCCAAGCTCGGCGAAAACAAGATCGAGTGCATCCTCCGCCGCGCCGGCGAACTGCGGCGGCTCGGCCAGCTCGACAAGTCCGAAGAGCTGATCCGCAGCACGGGAGCGGAAGGGGCTCGTCTGGCCGAATATTCGTACCAGATGGGCTGCGTCATGTCCGACCGCGGCGACACCTACGGCGCTATCGAGTACTTCGAGCGGGCGGTCGACATGGACCCGCACCACCAGCGGGCTCTCTTCTCGCTGGCGGTCCAGGCCTCCCGGCAGGGGAACGACGACGACGCGATCCGCCTCTACGAGCGGTGCCTCTCCAAGCCGCCGTTCTTCTCCAACGCGCTCCTCAACCTGGGGCTGCTGTACGAGGACAAGGACAACTTCCCGGCCGCCAAGTACTGCTTTGAGCGGGTCCTCAAGTACGACCCGAACAACGAGCGGGCGACCCTGTACCTCAAGGACATCGAAGCGACGAGCGGCCAGTTCGTCGACGACGAGACCCTCAAGCAGCAGCAGAAGCTCGAGCAGCTCCTGGCCCGCCCGGTCACCGACTTCGAACTGTCGGTCCGCAGCCGCAACTGCCTCCAGGGGATGAATATCCAGAGCCTCGGCGACCTGACGATGATCTCCGAACAGGAGCTCCTCGCCGGGAAGAACTTCGGCGAGACGTCGCTGAAGGAAGTCCGCGAGCTGATGGGCCTGCACGGCCTCAAGATCGGAATGAACCTGCACGAGAAGCCGCGGGAAGCGAGCGTCGACTACCGCGACCTCTCCCCGGAAGAGCAGGCGATCCTCGGCCAGCCGGTTGCCGACCTCAACCTGTCGGTCCGCAGCCGCAAGTGTATGACCCGCCTCGGCATCACGACGATCGGCGAGCTGACCTCCCGGACGCCCGACGAGCTCCTCTCCGCCAAGAACTTCGGCGTGACGTCGCTCAACGAAATCCGGGCCAAGCTGACCGAGGTCAACCTCAAGCTGCGGAACGACTGA
- a CDS encoding histone deacetylase, translated as MDRSREVAMLLYADNRFTHHETGNHPEQPARIERLMGLVEQPEIAARVTRRPLRTITRDELLLVHEPAYLDRLEKFSADGGGKIDPDTIVAKESLGVAKDAAGTALAAVDAVMTGEDRRALCLVRPPGHHALAGRAMGFCLFNNVALAAAYARKKHELDRVLIVDWDVHHGNGTQDIFYRDGNVYFLSLHRFPFYPGTGDSDEIGEGRGLGAIRNVPLRFGISREDYLAAFRRSIDTFTERVKPQLLLISAGFDAHRSDPIGSLGLESEDFAALTEHVLQVAQTHCEGRIVSLLEGGYNLDALKESVKHHIDVLAPPKEPA; from the coding sequence ATGGACCGCAGCCGGGAGGTCGCGATGCTGCTGTATGCCGACAACCGCTTTACCCATCACGAGACCGGCAATCACCCCGAGCAGCCGGCCCGGATCGAGCGGCTCATGGGGCTGGTCGAGCAGCCGGAGATTGCCGCGCGGGTGACCCGTAGGCCCCTGCGGACCATCACCCGCGACGAGCTGCTCCTCGTTCACGAGCCGGCCTATCTCGACCGTCTCGAGAAGTTCTCCGCGGACGGCGGCGGGAAGATCGATCCCGACACGATTGTCGCGAAGGAGTCGCTCGGCGTCGCCAAGGACGCCGCCGGGACCGCGCTCGCGGCCGTCGATGCCGTCATGACGGGCGAGGACCGCCGCGCCCTGTGTCTTGTCCGCCCCCCCGGACACCACGCGCTCGCCGGGCGGGCGATGGGCTTCTGTCTCTTCAACAACGTCGCTCTCGCGGCCGCCTACGCCCGGAAGAAGCACGAACTCGACCGGGTTCTGATCGTCGACTGGGACGTCCACCACGGGAACGGGACGCAGGACATCTTCTATCGGGACGGCAACGTCTACTTCCTCTCGCTCCACCGTTTCCCGTTCTATCCGGGGACCGGCGACAGCGACGAGATCGGCGAAGGCCGCGGGCTCGGCGCGATCCGCAACGTCCCGCTCCGCTTCGGCATCAGCCGGGAGGACTATCTCGCGGCGTTCCGGCGGTCGATCGACACCTTCACGGAGCGGGTCAAGCCGCAGCTCCTCCTGATCAGCGCCGGCTTCGACGCCCACCGCTCCGATCCGATCGGCTCGCTCGGTCTCGAGAGCGAAGACTTCGCCGCCCTGACGGAGCACGTCCTTCAGGTCGCCCAGACGCACTGCGAAGGGCGGATCGTCAGTCTCCTCGAAGGGGGCTACAACCTCGATGCCCTGAAGGAGTCGGTGAAGCACCACATCGACGTCCTCGCGCCGCCGAAGGAACCGGCATAG
- the cyaB gene encoding class IV adenylate cyclase — MIEVELKFRVPEGKTIASLVAEIGGRAGETVRQIDVYYQHPARDFRATDEAFRIRAVGERNCLTYKGPLLDRVSKTRKEIEIDFAEGDSARRSMEEMLTALGFVARPAVVKDRTEYEGRVDSLDLHLCHDRVEGLGEFVELETLADEPRWTVARDALLALAARLGLGESERRSYLVMLLERSGFDEG, encoded by the coding sequence GTGATCGAAGTCGAACTCAAGTTCCGGGTGCCCGAAGGAAAGACGATCGCCTCGCTCGTCGCCGAGATCGGCGGACGGGCGGGCGAGACGGTCCGGCAGATCGACGTCTACTACCAGCACCCTGCCCGCGACTTCCGCGCGACCGACGAGGCATTCCGGATCCGGGCAGTCGGCGAGCGGAACTGTCTGACCTACAAGGGCCCCCTTCTCGACCGCGTCAGCAAGACGCGGAAGGAGATCGAGATCGACTTCGCCGAGGGGGACAGCGCCCGCCGCAGCATGGAAGAGATGCTCACCGCGCTCGGGTTCGTCGCGCGGCCGGCGGTCGTCAAGGACCGGACCGAGTATGAGGGCCGCGTCGATTCACTCGACCTGCATCTCTGCCACGACCGGGTCGAGGGGCTCGGGGAGTTCGTCGAGCTGGAGACGCTTGCCGACGAACCCCGCTGGACCGTGGCCCGCGATGCCCTGCTTGCCCTCGCCGCGCGGCTGGGACTGGGGGAATCGGAACGGCGGTCTTACCTGGTGATGCTGCTGGAGCGGAGCGGCTTCGACGAGGGTTGA